From the Ammoniphilus sp. CFH 90114 genome, the window CGGTCCTTGAGCGTATGGGAGTTCAAGTAGGCATTGATCTTTATAAAATGATGGATGTGGCAGAGGAGATTGTAGGGCCAATGCTTCCTCGGGCTCAGGAAATTAACAAGGGAAGTTTAGTTTTAGGCTATGCTGGGGTATATTCAAGTTTCCTTCTTCATGCAGAAAGAGCGGCTAAAAGATTTGGTTTAGATCCACGTGATATTCTAATCGAACTAGGGAAGAGAAAAACGGTTGGTGGACAAGAGGATTTAATTCTTGATGTTGCTGCTGAATTAGCGAAAGCTCAAAAGTTGGAGGTGTAATGATGAATCTTACACAAGGTGTAGATACAGAAATCGTTGATTATTTATTATCTGCTGAAAAAGAATGTCGTGAAGTCGTCAAGATTACGGATCAATATCCCAATCTTACATTTGAAGAAGCTTATGCTATTCAAGAAAAGCTCATCCAGAGAAAAGAGCAAGAGGGAGCTAGACGCATTGGGTTAAAGCTTGGTTTAACGAGCAAACCAAAGCAGGAAATGATGGGGGTTCATGAGGCGATTTATGGTTATCTGACAGATGACATGCTTGTTCCTGAATGGAGACCTGTAGAATTTAATAAGCTCATTCATCCAAAAGCAGAACCTGAGATTGCCTTCTTTATTGCCGAAGATCTACAAGGAACGAACATTACGGCAGCAGATGTCTTGCGTGTGACCCAGTATGTCGCACCAGCTATTGAGATCATTGACAGCCGTTATCTTAATTTTAAGTTTACGCTAACCGATGTAATAGCGGATAACTGTTCTTCTTCCCGCTTTATCGTGGGTAACAAGTGGTTGTCTCCTATTGGACTAGATTTGGCAGGTCTAGGTATGGTGATGTCTAAAAATGGTGAAGTGGCAACTGTTGGAGCTGGTGCTGCTGTTTTAGGCCATCCAGCGACTTCCGTGGCATGGGCGGTCAATAAGCTTGGTGCTATTGGAAAAGGTTTAAGAAAAGGTGACGTGGTTCTCAGCGGGGCGATATCTGAGGCCATTATGTTTGAACCGGGAGATACGATTGCCGTTCAATTTGCGGAACTCGGCAGTGTATCTTTCAGTTGTAAATAATAAAAAAAGAGGAGAGTAACTCAAAAGTGCCTGGCATCTTTGAGTTACTCTCTTTTTAGCTTTGCTCTTCATGATGATAACTAATATCTCATGTTAGCTGTCTCTGAGATAGTTGGTAGCGCTCTCATAACAGAATCAAGTTGTAGCCGGACATTACGATAATACTGAAACGATTTTCCAGCAAGTAACTCATAATGGTTGTGGAAGATAGCTGAAGCTTGCTTACCTAACCAGCTCTTGGGTAGAAGGTCACAGGGGAGAAATGGATCTAGCTGTACAAGTGGTCGATATTCGTTTATTAAGAGTACTCGTTGGGCAAAGCTTGTAGCTTCCGTGATTTCTGTATGAGGAATACAATTGGATGTGAATTTTTGAATAAAGGAATGGTATTTCACATTTAAATCCTGTAAGTCCCAAACCTGGGAAACGAGAAACTCTTTATTTTTCGTTCCTAAGTGGGTGGAATTGAAAATTTGGACATAGTCTTCTATTTTATATTTTTTTACTAGCTTTTGTACTTGATCATAACAATCATAAGGGGATATCCATGATCCAGGAGTCAGTTGTCCAAAGCCTAAGCAGCTAATCTCCTTACGAAATTGGTCTCTTAGTGGTCTCTCTTTTTCTGGTAATGAATAGATGAGCAGCTGCCATTGCCCGCTCCAGATCGTATCTTCTTTTTGTTGTGGTATAGGGGTATACCCTTCCTTCAGTTTTTCTATTCCTTCCTCTGTGAATGAATAATAAGTTTTATCCCCAGCTTTAAAGGAAAAGATCATTCTTTGCTGACGCAGCCGGAATATCGCACTTTTGATAGCCTCATCGGTATAATTTAGTGTTCTTAAGAGAGCGATAAGCTCAGACATTGTAATCTTACCGTCATCTGGATAGATATATTCGCTAAATACAGTAAGAAAGGCGGATCTTATTTTCATTATCGTCCCATCCATATCGTTTTATTTGAAATGTTTATCTTCTTCTATTTTAGCAATCTAAATATTAAAATATTGTAAATTGATTAACAAATGTAGTAATATTTATCTTAATAATCAACAAAGTTACGTTATTAATCATTAAAATACTAGAAAAAAACGTTAACTATTTAACACTAACCAGAAATGACAGATATTATAATCTATTTAGGAAATAAAGAATTGCAAGTAATGAAAACGAATACAGGAAAAGGGGGCAACATTGGTATGAAAAAAATAAAAAAGTTGAGTCTGGCATTAATGAGTGCTGCATTGGTCTTAACAACCGCATGTGGCGGGGGCGGGACACAAGAGTCAACAACAACAGCTCAAAAGCCTGAAGAAAGCAAGACGGAGGCAAAGCCCACCTATTCTTTTAAACTTGCGCATATCACACCTCCTGACCACATGTGGCATCTTGCAGCTGAAAAATTTAAAGAGGAGTTGGCTGCTCGCTCTGATGGTCGGATGACGATGGAAATCTACCCTTCCAGTCAGTTAGGAAGTGAGGCGGATATGGTTCAGCAGATCACGGCTGGTTCCGTTGATTTTGGTTTTATTACAGCCGCCTATATGAGTTCAAGAGCTGATGCATTTACAGCTTGGTTTGCTCCGTATGCATTTAAGGATCTTGAAAGTGCTAACGCAGCACGCAGTACAGATGTAGCGAAGAAGATCTTGGCTACGGTTGAGGACCAAGGGTTACAAGGCCTAGACTATTTGTTTGCAGGGAACCGTGTCATGTTAACGAAGGATCGCGAAATTAAGGGACCAGAAGATATGAAGGGATTAAAGTTCCGCGTAACGCCAAGCCCGCCTTTACAAGACTGGTATAAATCTTTAGGAGCATCTCCAGAGTCTCTTGCTTTACCGGAAGTATATGCGGCAGTCCAGACTGGTGTTATTGATGGTATGGACATGGATCTTGATGCAACCATCACGAATAAATATCACGAAGTAACGAAGTATGGAGCAGTAACCAATCACATGGTTTGGCCAGCCGTTGCTTTAATGAATAAAGCTTCATTTGACAAGATGCCTGATGAAGACAAAAAAATTATTGAAGAAGCGATTAATGCAGCAGCCGAATATGCGGTAACGACGCGTTCAGGACAAGAGGAAGAATTTAAGAAGACTCTAGCAGATAAGGGAATGAAAATCTATGAAGTCGATCCTTCCGTGTTCGCTAGCCAAATTAAACAATTCGATGAAAAGTACGGGCCAACCAACCCTCTAATTCAGGAGTTTATCAGCACATTCCGCAAGTAGCATAGATAGGAGGGGAATAAGTGAAACATATTAGTGATCTCGTAGCCAGTTTCGAAAAGAAACTGGCTATGATCCTCATGTTTTTTATGGCAGTAGTGGTAACGTTGGCAGTAATCTTCCGGTATATCTTCAATGATCCGCTCGTATGGGCAGGTGAAACTTCAGTATTCCTATTGGTTGCCATCTCGTTTCTCGGGGGAAGTCTTGGGCTGAAGTATAAGTCCCAGGCGGCTGTGACGATTGTGATAGATTTTGTCCCGGAGCAAGTAAGAAAATGGCTATTAATCCTTGGCCATGTTCTGATGTTGACCTTTCTGGTCGTTTTTCTATTTTATAGCTATAAATGGATCTTTTCACCGAGTGTTGCTATACAAAAATCAAGCGCGATGCTCCTCCCGATGTGGATCCCATACTCTTCTGTCCCGATTGGACTTTCGTTTGCCACCATTCATCTCTTCGCTAATCTGCTCGATCTTGTAAGGGGAGGTGAAAGCAAGTGACGATTCTAGTTATCTTCCTATTCATTTTCTTTCTCTTAATTGGAATCCCTATTTCCTTGGTTCTTGGGATGACGACCGTCGTGTACTTCTTTACTGCCGGGAATTTTGTCTTGATGGATTCAACCCCGCAAAGATTATTTTCAGGTTTAGATAACTTCGGCTTGCTAGCCATTCCGTTATTCATGCTAACGGGAGAGCTAATGAACGGCGGAGGAATTACCAGTCGCTTGGTTATATTTGCGAGAGTACTAGTGGGACATGTTCGCGGAGGTCTAGCTTACGTGACGGTTATTGCCAATATGTTCCTGGCTTCAATTCTTGGCTCAGCTAATGCGCAGGCTGCAATGATGAGCAAGGTCATGGTTCCTGAAATGGAGAAGGAAGGCTATAAAAGGGAATTCTCGGCAGCATTGACGCTTGCTTCGTCGATTGTAGCTCCGATCATTCCCCCAAGCATGATCTTTATCATCTATGGAACCCTGTCTGGAACCTCCATTGGTGGTTTGTTTATGGCTGGGATCATTCCTGGAATCATTTTTGGTATTGGATTTACTGCCCTTATCGCCTTCTTAGGATACAAGTACAATTTTCCTCGAAGTGAGAGAGCGAGCGCTAAGGTGATATGGCAATCGGCAATCAATGTACTGCCCGCTATGCTAGTACCTGTTATTATCACAGTAGGGATACTAACGGGAGCATTCACGGCTACAGAATCAGCAGCAGTTGCTTGTTTTATCGCTTTTATTGTAGGGAAGTTCTTTTATAAAGAGCTTGATTGGCGGAAACTGCCTACTATTCTCGTGAATACGGTCATCAGTACGGCTACGGTCACTTTCTTAATCGCAATGGCCAACATTTTTGGCTGGATGATTGCGTTCGAGCAAATTCCTCAGTTAATAGCCAAGTCGATGCTTTCCGTATCAGAGAGCCCATTTGTCTTCCTATTCTTAGTTAATATTTTCTTGTTGCTCATTGGGACGGTATTGGATGGTATTGCTGCACTCATTATTCTAGTGCCGGTATTAATGCCGCTCGTTACCCACTTCCAGATTGATCCTATCCATTTTGGAGTTATTATCTGTATCAATCTTACGATTGGCCTTTTGACGCCTCCTGTAGGTACTGGATTATTTATCGTATCTTCCATAGCCGAAGTTCGGTTTGAAAAATTGGTAAGAGCTACGATGCCGTTGCTTCTACTAGGAATTGCTATTCTCTTCATTATTACCTACTGGCAAGACGCGGTTCTATTTATTCCGAGACTTCTTGGTTTATAAACAAGTGATTGAGGTGGACTATGCCTTTAATTCAAGTTCAAGTGTTAGAAGGAAGATCGAGTGAGCAAATTAGTAGACTAATCCAACAGCTTACTATATCAGCTGTGGAAAGCCTTGAGGTAAAGCCAGAACAGGTTCGAGTCATTGTGAACGAGGTTCCGAAGTCACATTGGGGTGTTGGTGGAGTCACGAAGGAAACATTGGATAGAAAGTAAGAGGGTTCGAAGTTCGAACCCTCTTTTTTTGATCTCTTTGACTTATATCTTCCGCAACACCGCTCTCACGGGGCTACCATCGGCTTCCTCAAGGGGGAGTGGGAGAGCGATAAGTTCGTAATTTCCTTCATCGATTCCTCGAAGGACAGCGCCTTCTAGGATGTGTATTTGGTTCTTTAATAAAGCATGATGTGCCCCAAGCTCTTTGCTTGTCATAGGGTCTACAGAAGGAACATCTAGACCGATCAAACGAATGCCCTTTTCTGCTAGGAAAGGGCCTATATCCGGTCTAAGAAAGGTAAACTCTGTAGGAAAGCGGGTAGGATCTTCCCAAGAATCGGTTCGAATTAAAAGACGCTTTACGCCTTCTAAGTCAAATGAAGCAAGCTCTGCCGCTCCAATACTTTCCTTCTGAGAGATATGAATGAGTTTAGCAGGTCCAACATACAAGTCTAGATCAAGATCAATCACTTTAGCACCATGAGAATCAAAGTGAAAAGGGGCATCAATATGAGTCCCCGTATGGGTACTCATATTGATTTGACCTACATTAACGGAACCACTCTGTTCCTTAGTCCATGTTAATTGAAAGGTGAAAGGTGTATCGCCTGGCCAAACTGGGACGTCAGAATGTAAACGTTGGGAGATATCAAGCAGATTCATGGTGACTTCCTTTCTGTAACGATGGGTTTTGTGGGTTAAATTTCTTCCAGCCTAGATAAGCTAGAGAAATAAAAATGAGCCAAGGTATTCCAACAACAAGAGTCATCCGGAAATCATTAAACCATGTGGTGACAATAATACTCAACATCAAGACGGCACCTAGTAACGTAAGATATGGATACCCAACCATACGAACAGGAAGTTGGGCATTCCCTAATGCAACCCATGTTTTTCTAAAGAATAGATGGGTAACGAAGATCATAAACCAGGTGAACATGGCTCCAAACATGGAGATGCCCATCATAATCATGTAAGAGGACTCCGGTGCTATGGTTTGCACAACGGCAGCGATGGCAATCCCTAATGTAGAAAGAATAAGCGCCTTGGTAGGTACACCTTTGTTGCTAAGCTCTCCAAATTTCTTAGGAGCGTAGCCAGCTCTTGATAAAGAAAACATCATACGCGTCGTGATATACAATTGGCTGTTCATCGCAGAGAGAGCTGCAGTTAGGACAATAAAGTTCATAATGCCGGCAGCGCCAGGAATATTGAGGATTTCCATAACTTTAACAAAAGGACTCTTGTCAATTCCCGCAGAGGTCCATGGAACAATCATGAGCATTAAAGCAATGGTAAGTAAATAAAACAGGACTAAACGAAATACAGTAGCTTTTAGAGCTTTCGGTACAGCTTTTTGAGGGTCTTTTGCTTCACCAGCAGTGACGGCAATCATCTCAATGCTTAGATAACTAAAGAGTGCAATAAACACGGCTACCCACATGCCCCACCATCCATTCGGTGCAAAACCTCCTTGGTTGGTGTAGTTTTGTGGTCCCATCTCCGGTTGACTTGTTCCGAGAAGAACATAGGATCCTAGTAAAATGAAAATGACAATGGCAGCAACTTTAATCATAGAGAACCAATATTCAAACGATCCGAACAGATTCACGCTCGTAGCGTTAACGTAGATCAAGGCAGTAGAGAATAACAAAATCCAAACCCAACCGGGTACAGTAGCGAACCAATATTGCATGTACACAGCAACAGCTGTAATTTCCACCCCAACGGCACAAACGATACAAGCCCAATAGGAATAGCGCACGACGAAGCCGGCCCAAGGATTAATATAGCGCTCAGCATAGGCGCCGAATCCACCAGAGGTCGGATGGGCTACAGTCATTTCGGCAAGACATCCCATCAACAACAAAGCAATAAGGGCCCCGATGGCATAACTAACTAAAACGCTGGGTCCTGCGATTCCAATGGCAAATCCACTTCCCAGAAATAACCCTGTACCGATGGCTCCACCCATGGCAATCATGGTTAACTGAGGAGTGGTTAATCCTTTTGATAATCCTTTTTCTCTTTCCGCAATCTCTTGAAAATGATCTACCTTAGACATTCGGATCCTCCTCTAGGCGACAGTTTCCCGTTTATTTTCGAATTTCTCGTATTGCTTTTCAGACATGATTTTCTTGATTCTCTGTACGGCTTCCCATACATCGGCAAAAGAAGTATAGAGGGCAATAGGAGCTAGTCGAATAATATTAGGGGCCCGAAAATCAGGAATGATTTTATTCTCTTTTAGAGATTTACAAATTCGGATGGCTTCCTCATGCTCAAGAGAAACATGACCACCGCGACGCTCACCTTCTCTAGGATTAGCAATCGTAAAGCCATAGTCAGAGAGTTCAAGTTCGATTAAATTCATGAAGTACTCTGTCAATTGCAAAGATTTCAAACGAATCTTTTCTATGGATGCTTCCTCAAAAATTTGGAGCGACCCAATGAGAGGGGCCATACTTAGGATGTGTGGGGTTCCGATTTGCAAAGCGCCAGCGGTTGGAGCGGGATCTAGCGTATACTCCATATCGAATTGCTTTTCTTTCTTTGAACTAAACCAGCCGGCAAGACCTGGCATGATTCCAGCATGTTTGTTATGCACGAATAGTCCCCCGACTCCACCTGGTCCACTATTTAAGTATTTATAATTACACCAAACCGCAAAATCCACACCCCAATCGTGGAACTGATGAGGGATCGCTCCGATAGAGTGGGCTGCATCAATGCCTAGAATAATACCTTTCTCTTGTGCAGCAGATGCCAACCGTTTGATATCAAGAAGCTGTCCACTACGATAAAGGACCGAAGGCAATAAGACTAAAGCTACTTCATCGGTCATAGCATCGATTATGTCATCTTCCTCAATCAAACGCCCGTCACGACTAGGAACCAATACCAGGTGTTCCTCAGGAGAATAACCGTGGAGCTTTAACTGGCTTTGTAGGGCATAAATATCGGACGGGAAGGTTAATGAATCAGCTAGGATCTTGGTCCGTTTGCCCATCGGTTTATAGAACGTGGATACTAATTGATGGATATTAGTCGTGATGGAACCGGTTACAATTGTCTCTTCAGGAAGAGCACCAATGAGAGGGGCCGTCATGGCTCCTAATCTCTCTGCGAGAGTAAACCAAGGGTGAGTACCGCTCATCCAGCCATCAATAGCGAGTTGCTTCCAGTCATTTAAGGATTCTAATAAGGATTGTTCGGCTCGCTTCGATAATAAACCCAAAGAATTTCCATCAAGGTAGATCATACCTTCATTTAAGTAAAACTCTTCTTTAAATGGGGAAAGTGAATCTTGACTATCCAATAGTTGAGCGAACTCAAGGGTTGGATTAAAAGAAGTTTGATGCATCTTATTCTCTCCTCCGGTTAAAATTAGAATTCCAAATACAGGAACATCTTACTAACAATATGACATAGTGTCAATATTATTTTTTGCTTTGGCTTTACCTTGAATAATGAATTAAAATGTTTTTATGTAATGAATAGCAGGGGGAAGAAATGATGGACAAGAAAGAGGAGGTTAAGGAGGATGGTCGACACCTCCGCTCTCAACAAACAAGACAGCGATTATTGAAGGCTGCTAGGGAAGTGTTTCTCGAAGAAGGTTTTCATAAGGCCACAGTATCCCAGATTATTAAAAGGGCAAAGACAGGCTATGGCACAGCTTATGTACATTTTAGTGGTAAAGATGAACTGCTGATTGTATTAATGGATGAC encodes:
- a CDS encoding 4-oxalocrotonate tautomerase yields the protein MPLIQVQVLEGRSSEQISRLIQQLTISAVESLEVKPEQVRVIVNEVPKSHWGVGGVTKETLDRK
- the kynU gene encoding kynureninase, whose translation is MHQTSFNPTLEFAQLLDSQDSLSPFKEEFYLNEGMIYLDGNSLGLLSKRAEQSLLESLNDWKQLAIDGWMSGTHPWFTLAERLGAMTAPLIGALPEETIVTGSITTNIHQLVSTFYKPMGKRTKILADSLTFPSDIYALQSQLKLHGYSPEEHLVLVPSRDGRLIEEDDIIDAMTDEVALVLLPSVLYRSGQLLDIKRLASAAQEKGIILGIDAAHSIGAIPHQFHDWGVDFAVWCNYKYLNSGPGGVGGLFVHNKHAGIMPGLAGWFSSKKEKQFDMEYTLDPAPTAGALQIGTPHILSMAPLIGSLQIFEEASIEKIRLKSLQLTEYFMNLIELELSDYGFTIANPREGERRGGHVSLEHEEAIRICKSLKENKIIPDFRAPNIIRLAPIALYTSFADVWEAVQRIKKIMSEKQYEKFENKRETVA
- a CDS encoding TRAP transporter substrate-binding protein, with the translated sequence MKKIKKLSLALMSAALVLTTACGGGGTQESTTTAQKPEESKTEAKPTYSFKLAHITPPDHMWHLAAEKFKEELAARSDGRMTMEIYPSSQLGSEADMVQQITAGSVDFGFITAAYMSSRADAFTAWFAPYAFKDLESANAARSTDVAKKILATVEDQGLQGLDYLFAGNRVMLTKDREIKGPEDMKGLKFRVTPSPPLQDWYKSLGASPESLALPEVYAAVQTGVIDGMDMDLDATITNKYHEVTKYGAVTNHMVWPAVALMNKASFDKMPDEDKKIIEEAINAAAEYAVTTRSGQEEEFKKTLADKGMKIYEVDPSVFASQIKQFDEKYGPTNPLIQEFISTFRK
- a CDS encoding amino acid permease; the encoded protein is MSKVDHFQEIAEREKGLSKGLTTPQLTMIAMGGAIGTGLFLGSGFAIGIAGPSVLVSYAIGALIALLLMGCLAEMTVAHPTSGGFGAYAERYINPWAGFVVRYSYWACIVCAVGVEITAVAVYMQYWFATVPGWVWILLFSTALIYVNATSVNLFGSFEYWFSMIKVAAIVIFILLGSYVLLGTSQPEMGPQNYTNQGGFAPNGWWGMWVAVFIALFSYLSIEMIAVTAGEAKDPQKAVPKALKATVFRLVLFYLLTIALMLMIVPWTSAGIDKSPFVKVMEILNIPGAAGIMNFIVLTAALSAMNSQLYITTRMMFSLSRAGYAPKKFGELSNKGVPTKALILSTLGIAIAAVVQTIAPESSYMIMMGISMFGAMFTWFMIFVTHLFFRKTWVALGNAQLPVRMVGYPYLTLLGAVLMLSIIVTTWFNDFRMTLVVGIPWLIFISLAYLGWKKFNPQNPSLQKGSHHESA
- a CDS encoding TRAP transporter large permease, with product MTILVIFLFIFFLLIGIPISLVLGMTTVVYFFTAGNFVLMDSTPQRLFSGLDNFGLLAIPLFMLTGELMNGGGITSRLVIFARVLVGHVRGGLAYVTVIANMFLASILGSANAQAAMMSKVMVPEMEKEGYKREFSAALTLASSIVAPIIPPSMIFIIYGTLSGTSIGGLFMAGIIPGIIFGIGFTALIAFLGYKYNFPRSERASAKVIWQSAINVLPAMLVPVIITVGILTGAFTATESAAVACFIAFIVGKFFYKELDWRKLPTILVNTVISTATVTFLIAMANIFGWMIAFEQIPQLIAKSMLSVSESPFVFLFLVNIFLLLIGTVLDGIAALIILVPVLMPLVTHFQIDPIHFGVIICINLTIGLLTPPVGTGLFIVSSIAEVRFEKLVRATMPLLLLGIAILFIITYWQDAVLFIPRLLGL
- a CDS encoding TRAP transporter small permease, translating into MKHISDLVASFEKKLAMILMFFMAVVVTLAVIFRYIFNDPLVWAGETSVFLLVAISFLGGSLGLKYKSQAAVTIVIDFVPEQVRKWLLILGHVLMLTFLVVFLFYSYKWIFSPSVAIQKSSAMLLPMWIPYSSVPIGLSFATIHLFANLLDLVRGGESK
- a CDS encoding PaaX family transcriptional regulator C-terminal domain-containing protein: MKIRSAFLTVFSEYIYPDDGKITMSELIALLRTLNYTDEAIKSAIFRLRQQRMIFSFKAGDKTYYSFTEEGIEKLKEGYTPIPQQKEDTIWSGQWQLLIYSLPEKERPLRDQFRKEISCLGFGQLTPGSWISPYDCYDQVQKLVKKYKIEDYVQIFNSTHLGTKNKEFLVSQVWDLQDLNVKYHSFIQKFTSNCIPHTEITEATSFAQRVLLINEYRPLVQLDPFLPCDLLPKSWLGKQASAIFHNHYELLAGKSFQYYRNVRLQLDSVMRALPTISETANMRY
- the kynB gene encoding arylformamidase, translated to MNLLDISQRLHSDVPVWPGDTPFTFQLTWTKEQSGSVNVGQINMSTHTGTHIDAPFHFDSHGAKVIDLDLDLYVGPAKLIHISQKESIGAAELASFDLEGVKRLLIRTDSWEDPTRFPTEFTFLRPDIGPFLAEKGIRLIGLDVPSVDPMTSKELGAHHALLKNQIHILEGAVLRGIDEGNYELIALPLPLEEADGSPVRAVLRKI
- a CDS encoding 2-keto-4-pentenoate hydratase, with the protein product MNLTQGVDTEIVDYLLSAEKECREVVKITDQYPNLTFEEAYAIQEKLIQRKEQEGARRIGLKLGLTSKPKQEMMGVHEAIYGYLTDDMLVPEWRPVEFNKLIHPKAEPEIAFFIAEDLQGTNITAADVLRVTQYVAPAIEIIDSRYLNFKFTLTDVIADNCSSSRFIVGNKWLSPIGLDLAGLGMVMSKNGEVATVGAGAAVLGHPATSVAWAVNKLGAIGKGLRKGDVVLSGAISEAIMFEPGDTIAVQFAELGSVSFSCK